Proteins encoded by one window of Hafnia alvei:
- a CDS encoding leucyl aminopeptidase family protein: protein MIKSQVINAASHAVLSSKDSHLISFAGSALLTQTEIDTSLLSALQKDAVHSVADCAYGCAPFGRVTLLPKDHWLDSITTKLHAALRPLLRKTACSELIVDCSLWDTKKSADRAMLSSLLIFLFNLDYQLSDLGLKTRTEPAIRIKHISLCCPPQDQAAVEKIRCQAEASAIGMIAARRIADIPSDTCTPEFVVTEIEKIIAPHRTLRCEILEETQIERQGLGLLHAVGKGAANPPRLMVLRYEGRADGPFSAYVGKGITFDTGGLWLKGGEGMYTMKYDMCGAANVFGLLLAAAEMKLPVRLIGVLALAENMIGPEAMRPGDVVTSYAGLKVEINNTDAEGRLVLADAIAYAGQLTLDDQHPQYIIDMATLTGAVVKALGYDLSGLWSQNAELSRKLIQAGLHAHDEVWPLPLDPRFAPQVESAIADVCNTPTNNAAISTSAAYFLSRFCPADIPWAHLDISGTALWREGGRSVASGRPIPLLMQHLIEDLEK, encoded by the coding sequence ATGATTAAATCTCAGGTCATAAACGCTGCATCACATGCCGTCTTATCAAGTAAAGATAGCCACCTGATTTCCTTTGCTGGCAGTGCGCTGTTAACGCAGACCGAAATCGATACCTCGCTATTATCGGCTCTGCAAAAAGACGCGGTACACTCCGTCGCCGATTGTGCCTACGGCTGCGCCCCCTTTGGTCGAGTGACCTTATTGCCCAAGGATCATTGGCTAGATTCGATAACCACTAAGCTCCATGCCGCACTACGCCCTCTGTTACGTAAAACGGCATGTAGCGAACTTATTGTTGATTGCAGCCTGTGGGACACCAAAAAAAGCGCAGACCGCGCCATGCTCTCTTCATTGCTGATCTTCTTGTTTAATCTGGATTATCAACTGAGCGATTTAGGGCTCAAAACACGCACTGAGCCTGCGATTCGGATTAAACATATCTCCCTTTGCTGTCCGCCACAGGATCAAGCCGCGGTGGAGAAAATACGTTGCCAGGCTGAAGCCTCGGCTATTGGCATGATCGCCGCTCGACGTATCGCAGACATTCCCAGCGATACATGCACACCTGAATTTGTCGTAACCGAAATCGAGAAAATCATCGCGCCGCATCGAACACTGCGCTGTGAGATTTTGGAAGAAACACAGATTGAGCGCCAAGGCTTAGGTCTGTTACATGCGGTGGGTAAAGGTGCAGCCAACCCTCCTCGATTGATGGTTCTACGCTATGAAGGCCGCGCCGACGGGCCATTCAGCGCCTATGTAGGCAAGGGAATTACCTTCGATACCGGCGGGCTGTGGCTCAAAGGCGGCGAAGGCATGTACACCATGAAATACGACATGTGCGGTGCCGCCAACGTCTTTGGATTACTACTCGCCGCCGCTGAAATGAAGCTACCAGTACGCTTAATTGGCGTCTTGGCACTCGCTGAAAATATGATAGGCCCAGAAGCCATGCGCCCAGGTGACGTTGTCACAAGCTATGCCGGCCTTAAGGTTGAAATTAACAACACCGACGCAGAAGGACGCCTTGTTTTAGCCGATGCCATTGCCTATGCCGGCCAGCTTACCTTAGACGATCAGCATCCTCAGTACATCATCGATATGGCAACGCTCACCGGTGCTGTCGTCAAAGCCTTAGGCTACGACCTCAGCGGGTTATGGAGCCAAAATGCTGAACTCAGCCGCAAGCTCATTCAAGCCGGGCTGCACGCACACGATGAGGTGTGGCCACTACCGCTCGACCCGCGCTTTGCGCCACAGGTTGAAAGCGCTATTGCCGATGTTTGCAATACCCCGACTAACAACGCCGCCATCAGCACGTCGGCGGCTTATTTCCTGAGCCGTTTCTGCCCAGCAGATATCCCTTGGGCGCACCTCGATATTAGTGGAACCGCGCTGTGGCGCGAAGGTGGCCGAAGCGTCGCCTCTGGACGCCCGATCCCTCTTTTAATGCAGCATTTGATAGAAGATTTGGAGAAATAA
- a CDS encoding PTS sugar transporter subunit IIB — MKKILLVCDLGMSTSLMVKKMLESAKARGIDAEICAKSVRDYKTCAADFDVALLGPQIRYKLPECEKIAQEHGKKIACIDMMAYGTMKGDKVLDQALALIEEA, encoded by the coding sequence ATGAAAAAAATTCTGTTGGTTTGTGATCTTGGTATGTCGACCAGTTTGATGGTTAAGAAAATGCTGGAGTCAGCTAAAGCACGCGGTATCGACGCTGAAATTTGTGCAAAATCAGTCCGTGATTACAAGACCTGTGCTGCTGATTTTGACGTCGCCTTATTAGGCCCGCAGATCCGCTATAAGCTGCCTGAATGCGAAAAAATCGCTCAGGAACACGGCAAGAAAATCGCCTGTATCGATATGATGGCCTACGGCACCATGAAAGGCGATAAGGTTCTTGACCAAGCATTAGCGTTGATTGAAGAGGCTTAA
- a CDS encoding PTS lactose/cellobiose transporter subunit IIA produces the protein MDLENEVMELIANSGYARSLVFQAIRCAREEKDFAQAEIYMQQAQEALSSAHHVQTKLIEMDEGTGKIPVHLVMVHAQDHLMNAIMLMELGREIIALHQQFAH, from the coding sequence ATGGATCTTGAAAATGAAGTGATGGAGCTCATTGCAAACTCTGGTTATGCACGTAGCTTAGTTTTTCAGGCCATTCGCTGCGCTCGTGAAGAAAAAGATTTTGCTCAGGCCGAAATCTACATGCAGCAGGCACAAGAGGCATTATCTTCAGCCCATCACGTGCAAACCAAACTGATCGAAATGGATGAAGGAACAGGAAAGATCCCTGTGCATTTGGTGATGGTTCACGCGCAAGATCATCTAATGAATGCCATTATGTTGATGGAATTAGGCCGTGAAATTATCGCCCTGCATCAACAATTCGCTCACTAA